The Burkholderia ambifaria AMMD genome contains the following window.
GCAGCCAGCCGCGATGCAGCAGCAGGCCCGCATACGACGCGAGCTGCTCGAGCGCCGCACCGGGCAGCAGCGCGAGCCGCGCACACGGATTGGCGACGTCGAAGTCGTGGTGCGCGGCCACGCCGTTCGCGTCGAGCAGGTGGCGGGCCAGCAGCTTGCGGCCGGCCGGGCCGAACGCGTCGGGCGAGCGATAGCGCGCGGGCCACTCGGCCGGCACGCGCGTCACGTGCAGATAGCGGTCGGGCCGTAGGTTGAATTCGCAGACGAGCGCGTGAAACGCCGTGCGCCGCCCGGCAGGCGGCGGCGCGATCGGGTGCAGCCACGGCAGCGACGCGGCGTCGGGCGTGGCGCCCGGCGGCAACGCATGAGGCTCGCTCATGCGCCGTCGCGCGCGCCGTCCGGCGTGCGCAGGCTGCCGCCGCCCGACTGCGCGGCTCCGCCGCCGGCCCCGTTCGCGCCGCGCGGCGTGCCGACCAGCCCGGCCAGCCGCGCGCCGAACATTCCGCGCCGCGCGGCCGACAGCGCGATCACCGCGCAGGTCAGCAGGATCAGCGCGAACACCAGCCAGCCCAGCGGCGAGCGCAGCCGCAGGATGTCCGACACCGCGCTGCCGATGCCGTCCACGCGCGTCGTGCGCGCGGCGGCCGGCTGCAGGAACAGCGATACGTTGTCGTACTGCAGCCCCTCGATGCTGTGCGCGACGAGATCCTTGACCATCGGCGCCATCGCGCGCAGGTCCACGCCGGGCCGGTAGCGGATGTACACGGCCGCCGACGACGGCTTGATCTTGTCCGCGAGCGGATCGTTCTCCGGAATCACGACCTGCACGCGCGCGACCACCACGCCCTCGATGTCCTGCAGCGTGCGCGACAGGTCCTGCGACACGCCGTACAGATAGCGCACGCGCTCCTCGGCCGGCGTCGAGACGAGCCCCTGCTTCTGGAACAGCTCGCCGAGGCTCGCATAGCTCGGCTTCGGCAACCCGTTCGCCTGCAGCACGGTCAGCGCCGACTGCATGTCGCCGTCCGCGACGCTCACGAGCCACGCGTTGCGATCCGACGTGTCACGCGCGTCGTTGTCCTTCGACGCGCTGATGCCCGCGTCGCCGAGCACGGCGACCATCTGGTTCGCGTCGCGCTCCGACAGGCCGGAGTAAAGCTCCTTCTGGCAGCCGGCCAGCAGCGCGAGCAGCCCCGCGAGCAGCGCACGCGCCGCCCGGCTGCGCCACGCATGCATGCGCGGCGTCGAATCGATCGTCGTCATCGTTTGTCCACTCAGGGCGCGCGGCCCGTTTGGCACATGCACCTCAGGGTCGTCCCATGCCTCGCGCCCGGCCCGTCCGGCGGCCGGCGCAAGCCCGTCACGAGCAGGAACGGATCCCGGTCACTCCTGCGTCTTCAGCACCGTGTGCGTGAAGCCGTTCGCCGCCTGCGCGACCGACAGGCTCAACTGGTATTCGGAAATCGTGGTGGTCGCCGTCCACTGGAAATCCATCGCCTGCACCATCGTCATCAACGGATCGCTGCGGTTGTCCGCCATCGACGTCAGCATCTCGGTGCGATGCTTGTCGATGTTCGCGTACCGCGTGTCGAGATCGTTGCCGTACGTGCGCAACCGCTCGACGAGCGACGAATGGTTCGCCTGCGCGGGCGTCGCGGGCGTCATCTGCACCGCCGGCGCCGCATCGGCCGCCACACGCGACATCGCGACACCCGATGCCGACGGCGACGCCGCGGCCGCACCCGGCTGCATCAACCCATCGAACTGGCGCACCTGCGCCGGATCGGACGCCGTGCCCGCCTGCTGCACGGCGCCCGCGAGCGCGGCCGCGCCCGGCGGCGCCGCGCCTACGCCTGTTATCGACATGATCGTGTCCTCCTTGACCGGCAGAGCCGGCAATAAGCCGGCCGGCACGCACCCACGCCCCACCGGGCGCCCGTCACGGGCGGCCCCGGCATGTGGCGTCGCGCGGCACGGCCGGCGACCGGCGTCATGCGCGGCCGGCGGAACTCAGGTGTTGCGCAACCTGGGCGTTCGCCGTCCCTTCCTGCGCGGTTACTGCGTTGCTGGTTTCGAACGTCGCGGTCGACTGCTGAACCTGGAAGTTGATCTTCGTCAGTTCGAGCTGCGTCTTGGTCAGGTCGTCCGCCTGTTGCTGGACTTGCTGCGTGTTGGTTGCACCACCCGTATTACCCGCTGCCGAGGCACCCATGATTCGCTCCTTTACGTGAAGAACATCACCTGCTTTCCGGCGCGGCCCCATGCCCCGCCGGCACCGTGACGCGCCGCTCGTGCGCGGCGTGTCGCGTCCTGCGCGCACCGCGCGAAACGCGATGCGCCTGTCATGTCCCGTCGCGGCGCTAGTGCGCCGCTCCTTTCAATGCGCCGGCGGCCGCGACGGACGCGCCTGCCGGTGCCGCCGGTGCCGCCGGCAACAGCGTCGGCCCCGGCACCGGCTGCGCGACCCCGGCCGCCGCACCGCTCGCGAGCGGCGGCACGGGCGGCGCCGGCGCCTGCCCGGGCGCGCTCGCGGACGAACCGCCGAGCGGCATCGTGATGCGCTGCCCGTTGCGCTCGAACACCACTTCGTCCGGCCCGATCGACACGACCGTCGGCCCTTCCTTCAGCCGCGCGCCTTCGAAGTAGCGGCTGCCGTCGACGGTCTCGATATAACGCTGATCGCCGTCGCCCGCGAACACGGTCGTGATCTCCGGAATCCCGGCGACACCGCCGAGCGTCGTCGCGGTGCGCGGCGCAGCCGCATCGGCGTCACGCACATGGTCGACCACCTCCAGCGCCGGGCGCGCGTCCTTCATGTAGTTGCGGATGCGCGGCTCGATCTGCGCGCGCTCGGCCGCCCCCGTCAATTCGATCCGGCCGCGGCCGAGATAGGTGACCGTCAGCGCCGTGTCGCTGAAATATGTCTGCGCGGTCGCGACGAGATCGCTCACGACGTAGATGTTGCCGAGCGCCGCGTTGTCGACGCCCGCGACGATCTGCGCGACGCGTTCGCGCGCGGCAGCATCGCTCACGTAGCCCGACACGATCACGCCGTCGTCGCGCGGCGCGACGGCGAGTTCCGGATACGCATGCAGCTGCTGCTGCAGCCGGTGCGTGCGCGCGAGCACCGATTCGTGCTGCCACGGCAGGCGGCCCGACCACGCGACGAAGCCATAGCCGAGCGCGCCGAGCAGCACGCCGATCCACAACGCGACGAGCGCGATCACGAGCCGCCGGCTGCCGAGACGCCGCAGCCCGCCGGTGAGCCAGCCGAGCCATGCGGCCTCGCGCGCGGCGTCCGGCGCGTCGGCCTCGTCGGGCACCGCGACGCTCGCCTGCGCATGACGCGCGATGCC
Protein-coding sequences here:
- a CDS encoding SctK family type III secretion system sorting platform protein, whose product is MSEPHALPPGATPDAASLPWLHPIAPPPAGRRTAFHALVCEFNLRPDRYLHVTRVPAEWPARYRSPDAFGPAGRKLLARHLLDANGVAAHHDFDVANPCARLALLPGAALEQLASYAGLLLHRGWLRDALTVRRIRAEVAAKLGGDALELALERAPEFGALAETLEPWRADPAALPVVIRARGGRLLADFIGVAGDAVARRVRLKFNRAIDDEAPYWLNRTQRDQFGELLFLFLIPERLASWDWLF
- the sctJ gene encoding type III secretion system inner membrane ring lipoprotein SctJ, which gives rise to MTTIDSTPRMHAWRSRAARALLAGLLALLAGCQKELYSGLSERDANQMVAVLGDAGISASKDNDARDTSDRNAWLVSVADGDMQSALTVLQANGLPKPSYASLGELFQKQGLVSTPAEERVRYLYGVSQDLSRTLQDIEGVVVARVQVVIPENDPLADKIKPSSAAVYIRYRPGVDLRAMAPMVKDLVAHSIEGLQYDNVSLFLQPAAARTTRVDGIGSAVSDILRLRSPLGWLVFALILLTCAVIALSAARRGMFGARLAGLVGTPRGANGAGGGAAQSGGGSLRTPDGARDGA
- the sctD gene encoding type III secretion system inner membrane ring subunit SctD; the protein is MSTTIIEPHGDGTVPGGAAAGAAALASPWNLCFLSGPMYGRTMSLARGANWVGTAADCEVILPDREIGAKQVCLQVGALAVTVQNHGGDGGAPVLFNDEPLGAGRRSMTPQDVVTVGSIKLGIARHAQASVAVPDEADAPDAAREAAWLGWLTGGLRRLGSRRLVIALVALWIGVLLGALGYGFVAWSGRLPWQHESVLARTHRLQQQLHAYPELAVAPRDDGVIVSGYVSDAAARERVAQIVAGVDNAALGNIYVVSDLVATAQTYFSDTALTVTYLGRGRIELTGAAERAQIEPRIRNYMKDARPALEVVDHVRDADAAAPRTATTLGGVAGIPEITTVFAGDGDQRYIETVDGSRYFEGARLKEGPTVVSIGPDEVVFERNGQRITMPLGGSSASAPGQAPAPPVPPLASGAAAGVAQPVPGPTLLPAAPAAPAGASVAAAGALKGAAH